A genomic segment from Pyruvatibacter sp. encodes:
- a CDS encoding cytochrome b, whose amino-acid sequence MTRFAPTPINAVLAAAALAICMVPDAAFAQAEATSDFLKDGIGTNTERMPHHEGSWVALGIIVSSVLVAGALNAARPTVRSIGVVLAALGCLAVTSWFVWAYGTGFVSDPRPHVVPTDGAKPTLLWLQAAAGLAAGIILLLVASAQMKRTDKLALPDTNTPDTYGRVSRYLHWAIAVMFLSLVPMGIFMSMVPDDTSFRPGYYVAHKTIGLIILALALARLGWHFYAPRPHLDASLKPWERRSAHSAHVLLYVLMIGFPVTGFVMSTYAGKLSHFFIWDTPLFWAPSEEAIVIWGLLHKIVLPYVFFLVIGAHVLGALKHQFIDGHKGAFRRMAT is encoded by the coding sequence ATGACACGCTTTGCTCCGACGCCAATAAACGCAGTACTTGCTGCGGCAGCGCTCGCCATCTGCATGGTTCCTGATGCAGCCTTTGCGCAGGCAGAAGCCACCAGCGATTTTTTGAAGGACGGCATTGGAACCAACACCGAGCGCATGCCTCACCATGAAGGCAGTTGGGTGGCGCTGGGCATCATCGTGTCGTCTGTGCTGGTGGCCGGTGCGCTCAATGCTGCAAGGCCAACCGTAAGATCCATTGGCGTTGTGCTGGCCGCGCTGGGCTGCCTTGCTGTCACCTCGTGGTTCGTCTGGGCTTATGGCACCGGGTTTGTGTCCGACCCCCGACCCCATGTTGTGCCGACGGATGGGGCCAAACCGACCTTGCTCTGGCTTCAGGCCGCGGCAGGTCTTGCGGCGGGGATTATTCTGTTGCTGGTTGCAAGTGCGCAAATGAAGCGCACCGACAAGTTGGCCCTGCCCGACACAAATACACCTGACACCTATGGCCGGGTGTCGCGCTATTTGCACTGGGCCATTGCGGTCATGTTTCTGTCTTTGGTGCCGATGGGTATTTTCATGTCCATGGTGCCCGACGATACCTCATTCAGACCGGGCTATTACGTGGCGCACAAGACCATCGGCCTGATCATTCTGGCGCTCGCCCTTGCCCGACTCGGCTGGCACTTTTATGCGCCGCGCCCGCATCTTGATGCATCCCTCAAGCCCTGGGAGCGCCGCTCTGCCCATAGCGCCCATGTGCTGCTCTATGTGCTGATGATCGGCTTTCCGGTTACCGGCTTTGTCATGTCCACCTATGCCGGCAAGCTGTCGCATTTCTTCATCTGGGACACGCCGCTGTTCTGGGCGCCGAGTGAGGAGGCTATTGTTATTTGGGGCCTGCTGCACAAGATCGTGCTGCCTTATGTGTTCTTCCTTGTCATTGGCGCGCATGTGCTGGGTGCCCTCAAGCACCAGTTCATTGATGGCCACAAGGGGGCTTTTCGCCGGATGGCCACCTAG
- a CDS encoding DEAD/DEAH box helicase, producing MNQFIPLGLAEPLLRAIEAEGYTSPTPIQARVVPAMMAGSDVLGIAQTGTGKTAAFVLPILDGLTKDPLPAKARTCKALILAPTRELAAQIADNIRAYGKHSRPSVAVIVGGAKIPPQIKALATGVDIIVATPGRLLDHLGSRNVRLDSTHTVVLDEADQMFDLGFMPQIRKLLAALPPKRQTVLLSATMPKAIHKLAQEFLKNPVEVTVTPNSKPIDRIDQKVLQLQTAAKRNVLVDYLSLPDMDRAIVFTRTKRGADKVCQHLEQYGFKAAAIHGNKSQNQRVRSLASFRNGNVRVLVATDIAARGIDVDDVSHVVNFELPNVPEAYVHRVGRTARAGKSGQAMTLCDNTERSLLRDIERLIKRKLDVGDFPPPSGREKVEVVAEPVQQQQPRKRKQRSSPTAGAPGAARNRARSRRRKSTAKAA from the coding sequence TTGAATCAGTTTATTCCGCTTGGCCTCGCCGAGCCGCTCCTTCGTGCCATTGAAGCCGAAGGATACACTTCCCCTACGCCCATTCAGGCCAGGGTTGTTCCCGCCATGATGGCAGGTTCCGATGTGCTGGGCATTGCCCAGACCGGCACCGGCAAGACAGCCGCCTTCGTGCTGCCCATCCTTGACGGCCTTACCAAAGACCCGTTGCCAGCCAAAGCCCGCACCTGCAAGGCGCTTATTCTGGCGCCTACCCGCGAGCTTGCCGCGCAGATTGCCGACAACATTCGCGCCTATGGCAAACACAGCCGTCCGTCTGTCGCCGTGATTGTGGGCGGTGCCAAGATACCGCCGCAGATAAAGGCACTGGCCACGGGCGTTGATATTATTGTCGCCACCCCCGGCCGCCTGCTGGACCATCTGGGCTCACGCAACGTGCGCCTTGATTCCACGCACACCGTTGTGCTGGACGAAGCCGACCAGATGTTTGACCTTGGTTTCATGCCGCAGATCCGCAAATTGCTTGCAGCCCTGCCGCCCAAGCGTCAGACGGTCTTGCTATCGGCAACCATGCCCAAGGCCATCCACAAGCTGGCACAGGAGTTTTTGAAAAACCCCGTCGAAGTGACAGTGACGCCCAACTCCAAACCGATTGACCGCATCGACCAGAAAGTGCTGCAGCTTCAGACCGCCGCCAAGCGCAATGTGCTGGTGGACTATCTGAGCCTGCCCGACATGGACCGTGCCATCGTGTTCACCCGCACCAAGCGCGGTGCCGACAAAGTATGTCAGCATCTTGAGCAGTACGGGTTCAAGGCAGCGGCCATTCACGGCAACAAGAGCCAGAACCAGCGCGTGCGCAGCCTTGCGTCATTCCGTAACGGCAATGTGCGGGTGCTTGTGGCCACCGACATTGCAGCACGCGGCATTGATGTGGATGACGTATCCCACGTTGTGAACTTCGAACTGCCCAACGTGCCCGAAGCCTATGTGCACCGCGTTGGCCGCACCGCGCGTGCGGGCAAAAGCGGACAGGCTATGACCCTGTGCGACAACACTGAACGCAGCCTGCTGCGCGACATTGAACGGCTCATCAAGCGCAAGCTGGATGTGGGTGATTTCCCGCCGCCGTCAGGTCGTGAAAAAGTCGAGGTGGTGGCTGAGCCGGTTCAGCAACAGCAGCCGCGCAAGCGCAAACAGCGTTCATCGCCAACAGCCGGTGCGCCGGGTGCTGCGCGCAATCGCGCCCGTTCACGTCGTCGCAAATCAACCGCCAAAGCCGCCTGA
- a CDS encoding carboxyl transferase domain-containing protein, with protein sequence MPVFQSKIDPGSQAFAANRADMLALVEQLRSYEARAAALSEKRKPRFEERGQLTPRQRLERLLDPGMPFQRLYNMANFQVDDPNPETSVPGANIIAGIGFVGGVRCMIYVDDSGISAGAMTTQSVGVMTGIMDCAIRQKLPFVHLVESAGANLFEYTVELWAHGGRMFYNLARLSALGIPTFVILHGPSTAGGAYQPGMSDYVIGVKKNGMAALAGAALVKAATGEVADPAALGGTEMHASVTGLVEYVAEDDAHSILILRDLMTRIDHNKQIARAPARTYEPPKLSPDELAGVVPVDYRQPYDVREVAARLVDGSDFVEFKPRYGPATVCLQASIMGHACGLIGNNGPIDPAGATKASHFFQLCDQSDLPIIFLNNTTGYMVGTEYEQAGMIKHGSKMIQAVSNVRVPKISLYIGASFGAGNYGMSGYAYEPEFLFAWPNATTGVMGGEQAAGTMEEVARSSAARRGQDVDEEALAAQRAAVVKLFDDQSTSFYTSGRLLDHGIIDPRDTRKVLGFALQTIWEGRNKTLHPNSFGVGRH encoded by the coding sequence ATGCCAGTTTTCCAAAGCAAGATTGATCCGGGTTCGCAAGCCTTTGCGGCCAACCGTGCCGACATGCTGGCGCTGGTTGAGCAGTTGCGCAGCTACGAAGCGCGCGCCGCAGCGCTTTCAGAAAAGCGCAAGCCCCGGTTTGAGGAGCGCGGCCAGTTGACGCCACGCCAGCGGCTCGAACGCCTTCTGGACCCCGGTATGCCGTTTCAGCGGCTCTACAACATGGCGAACTTTCAGGTTGATGACCCCAACCCCGAAACATCCGTACCCGGTGCAAATATCATTGCCGGAATCGGCTTTGTTGGTGGCGTCCGCTGCATGATTTATGTGGATGACAGCGGCATCAGTGCAGGTGCCATGACCACGCAGTCTGTGGGCGTCATGACGGGCATCATGGACTGCGCCATCCGTCAGAAATTGCCGTTTGTGCATCTGGTGGAGAGCGCGGGCGCAAACCTGTTTGAATACACCGTGGAGCTGTGGGCGCATGGCGGGCGCATGTTTTATAATCTGGCGCGGTTAAGCGCGCTGGGCATTCCGACCTTTGTCATTCTGCATGGGCCATCGACGGCGGGCGGGGCCTATCAGCCGGGCATGAGCGACTATGTAATTGGCGTCAAGAAGAACGGCATGGCGGCGCTGGCAGGGGCGGCACTCGTCAAGGCTGCAACGGGCGAGGTGGCGGACCCTGCCGCGCTTGGTGGCACGGAGATGCACGCCAGTGTCACCGGGCTTGTGGAATATGTCGCGGAAGACGACGCGCACAGTATTCTCATTCTGCGCGATCTGATGACGCGCATTGACCACAACAAGCAGATTGCCCGCGCGCCGGCGCGCACCTATGAGCCGCCCAAACTCAGCCCGGATGAGTTGGCCGGTGTTGTGCCGGTGGATTATCGGCAACCTTATGATGTGCGAGAAGTTGCCGCCCGGCTGGTGGATGGCTCTGACTTTGTGGAGTTCAAGCCCCGTTACGGGCCTGCCACAGTGTGCCTTCAGGCAAGCATCATGGGTCATGCCTGCGGGTTGATCGGCAATAACGGGCCGATTGACCCGGCCGGGGCCACCAAGGCGTCACATTTCTTTCAGCTTTGCGACCAGTCCGATCTGCCAATCATTTTTTTGAACAACACTACCGGCTATATGGTGGGTACGGAATATGAGCAGGCGGGCATGATTAAGCACGGCTCGAAAATGATTCAGGCTGTGTCGAATGTGCGTGTGCCCAAAATCTCGCTGTATATTGGCGCGAGTTTTGGGGCGGGCAATTACGGCATGTCGGGTTATGCCTATGAGCCTGAGTTTCTGTTTGCCTGGCCCAACGCCACCACCGGCGTGATGGGCGGCGAACAGGCAGCAGGCACCATGGAGGAAGTGGCGCGAAGTTCCGCCGCACGGCGCGGGCAGGACGTGGATGAAGAAGCTCTGGCAGCGCAGCGGGCGGCTGTCGTCAAGCTATTCGACGATCAGTCCACGTCGTTTTATACGTCGGGACGGTTACTGGATCACGGCATCATAGACCCGCGTGATACGCGCAAGGTGCTTGGCTTCGCGCTGCAGACAATTTGGGAGGGGCGCAACAAGACGCTGCACCCCAACAGTTTCGGTGTTGGACGCCACTAA
- a CDS encoding acetyl-CoA carboxylase biotin carboxylase subunit, with amino-acid sequence MRFNSILVANRGEIACRVMRTAKALGYRTVAVYSDADARAPHVAMADQAVCIGPAPVAQSYLDPERILTAAEQTGAQAIHPGYGFLSENADFVRACEARGLVFIGPRADAVQLMGNKAEAKRRMIAAGVPCVPGYEGADQAETAFVDASKTIGFPVMVKAAAGGGGRGMRLVQQADELPEALRLARSEAENAFGSGELILERAIIRPRHVEVQVFADEAGNTVHLGERDCSVQRRHQKVVEEAPCPVLTADLRRRMGAAAVEAAQAIGYRGAGTVEFLLADDGAFYFLEMNTRLQVEHPVTELITGLDLVALQLRVAQGEPLGIMQEDISLNGHAIEVRLYAEDVSDNFLPSTGHIELWAPPTGEGVRVDAGIATGLDVSPFYDPMIAKIMAHGETRDIARRRLIEALRGTGIFGPSTNRDFLIDVLSRETFASGGATTAFIAEEFSDDDLCTAEPDGVKLAAASVLMLIGERQRAWSAAVGVDAELLNWSSSGRLATSYQFEVGANVADVTVVAAGTDQWTVEYAGNKIAVVVETISNAHCRLTIDTTSYDILFVLPTPGTISLSTADTSYTLRNLHATAGLDDDAAGGGRVVAPMHGLILEVHVSEGQQVRKGDRLAVLEAMKMQHQILAQVDGTIASVRCTAGVQVPAGDVLVEIDVADDDAA; translated from the coding sequence ATGCGTTTCAACTCCATACTGGTGGCCAACCGCGGCGAGATTGCCTGCCGCGTGATGCGCACGGCCAAGGCACTGGGCTATCGCACGGTGGCGGTTTATTCCGATGCTGACGCCCGCGCGCCGCATGTGGCGATGGCAGATCAGGCGGTGTGCATTGGCCCGGCCCCGGTGGCGCAATCCTATCTGGACCCTGAACGGATTTTGACTGCCGCCGAACAAACCGGCGCACAGGCCATTCATCCCGGCTATGGCTTTTTGAGCGAGAACGCAGACTTTGTGCGTGCCTGCGAGGCGCGCGGTCTGGTGTTTATCGGTCCGCGTGCGGACGCGGTGCAGTTGATGGGCAACAAGGCCGAAGCCAAACGGCGGATGATTGCGGCAGGCGTGCCGTGCGTGCCCGGCTATGAAGGCGCGGATCAGGCCGAAACAGCGTTTGTTGACGCCTCCAAAACGATCGGCTTTCCGGTGATGGTGAAAGCGGCGGCCGGGGGCGGCGGGCGCGGGATGCGGCTTGTGCAGCAGGCTGACGAGTTGCCTGAGGCTCTGAGACTGGCCCGCTCTGAAGCTGAAAACGCCTTTGGGTCCGGCGAGCTCATTCTGGAAAGGGCGATCATTCGGCCCCGCCACGTTGAAGTGCAGGTGTTTGCGGATGAAGCGGGCAACACGGTGCACCTGGGCGAGCGTGATTGCTCAGTGCAGCGCCGTCACCAGAAGGTTGTGGAAGAGGCACCATGCCCGGTATTGACGGCTGACTTGCGCCGCCGCATGGGCGCAGCGGCGGTGGAAGCAGCACAGGCTATCGGCTATCGCGGGGCGGGCACGGTTGAGTTTTTGCTTGCCGATGACGGTGCATTTTATTTTCTGGAAATGAACACGCGCTTGCAGGTGGAGCATCCGGTTACCGAACTCATCACCGGCCTTGACCTTGTGGCGCTGCAACTGCGCGTGGCGCAGGGGGAGCCGCTGGGGATAATGCAGGAGGACATTTCGCTGAACGGCCACGCCATAGAGGTGCGTCTGTATGCGGAAGATGTTTCCGACAATTTTCTGCCCAGTACCGGGCATATTGAGTTATGGGCACCACCCACAGGCGAGGGGGTGCGCGTGGATGCGGGCATTGCGACCGGCCTTGATGTATCGCCTTTCTATGACCCGATGATTGCCAAGATCATGGCACATGGCGAAACGCGCGACATTGCGCGGCGACGGCTGATTGAAGCGTTGCGCGGCACGGGCATTTTTGGTCCGAGCACCAACCGGGACTTTCTGATTGATGTGCTGTCGCGCGAAACCTTTGCATCCGGCGGGGCTACAACGGCGTTCATCGCCGAAGAGTTTTCCGACGACGATCTGTGCACAGCAGAGCCTGACGGCGTGAAGCTTGCGGCAGCATCCGTGCTGATGCTGATCGGGGAACGCCAGCGGGCGTGGTCTGCTGCTGTGGGCGTGGATGCGGAGCTGTTGAACTGGAGCAGTAGCGGGCGGCTGGCCACGTCCTATCAGTTTGAAGTGGGCGCGAACGTTGCCGACGTCACCGTTGTGGCAGCGGGCACCGATCAATGGACGGTCGAGTATGCAGGCAACAAGATTGCCGTCGTCGTTGAAACGATAAGCAATGCTCATTGCCGCCTCACCATCGACACGACCAGCTACGACATCTTGTTTGTGCTGCCGACGCCAGGCACGATTTCACTCAGCACCGCTGACACCAGCTACACATTGCGCAACCTTCACGCTACGGCTGGCCTCGATGATGATGCGGCAGGTGGCGGGCGCGTGGTGGCCCCCATGCACGGCCTCATTCTTGAGGTGCATGTGAGCGAAGGCCAGCAGGTGCGCAAAGGCGACCGGCTGGCTGTGCTCGAAGCGATGAAAATGCAGCACCAGATTTTAGCGCAGGTCGATGGCACTATCGCCAGCGTGCGCTGCACCGCTGGTGTGCAGGTGCCCGCTGGCGACGTGCTGGTAGAAATCGACGTGGCCGACGACGACGCGGCCTAG
- a CDS encoding enoyl-CoA hydratase-related protein, translating to MTTLPNVSAVDLELDGGWLTIWFDQPDTRNALTDDLVGDVRATLEAVRDDRAVRGITLRGRHGIFCAGGNLKQFKSSFQGGGSRDDIIAMSKNGAVLFDLINDMPQVVIAVIEGAAMAGGFGMACCADVVICETSARFAMTETAIGISPAQIAPFVIQKLGYATARRLMLTAARFDGAGAHELGFADFVANGVDGINAVEQQIRSQVLKCAPGAIADTKSLILALPDMDRMQAIDAAAENFTGRLLSDEGREGVASFLEKRKPDWAQ from the coding sequence ATGACAACGCTTCCCAACGTTTCTGCGGTTGACCTTGAGCTTGATGGTGGCTGGCTCACCATCTGGTTTGACCAGCCTGACACGCGCAATGCACTGACGGATGATCTGGTGGGCGACGTTCGTGCCACACTTGAGGCCGTGCGCGACGACAGGGCTGTGCGTGGTATCACCCTGCGCGGGCGGCACGGCATTTTTTGCGCGGGCGGCAATCTCAAGCAGTTCAAATCATCGTTTCAGGGCGGCGGGTCGCGTGATGACATTATTGCGATGTCAAAAAACGGGGCGGTGCTGTTTGACCTTATCAATGACATGCCACAGGTGGTGATTGCAGTGATTGAAGGTGCCGCCATGGCGGGCGGCTTTGGCATGGCGTGCTGTGCTGATGTGGTGATCTGCGAAACCTCGGCACGCTTTGCCATGACGGAAACCGCGATCGGCATTTCGCCAGCGCAGATTGCGCCGTTTGTTATTCAAAAACTCGGCTACGCCACCGCCAGGCGACTGATGCTGACCGCAGCCCGCTTCGACGGCGCCGGAGCGCACGAACTGGGCTTCGCTGACTTTGTCGCGAATGGCGTTGACGGCATCAACGCGGTTGAACAGCAAATCAGGTCGCAGGTGCTCAAATGCGCACCGGGTGCCATTGCCGACACCAAGTCGCTTATTCTGGCGCTGCCCGACATGGACAGGATGCAGGCGATTGATGCGGCGGCTGAAAACTTCACCGGGCGGCTGCTGAGTGACGAGGGCAGGGAGGGCGTTGCGTCCTTTCTGGAGAAGCGCAAGCCCGATTGGGCGCAGTAA
- a CDS encoding TetR/AcrR family transcriptional regulator: MPKQATAASVKARDAILSAGKTCFASVGFDGASTRQIAAMAGVTQGLLRYHFGSKHELWQAVMDSYFTAMAPDIAKTLNPAPGKTLADQLIGTLRVLIRMCAADADFHRLMTIEARAPSDRLRWLVKTYVQDFFDTAIQLIRDGQRAGVVRDGDPVLLYYSAIAIAGTVYSQAPEMHLLTGTNTSPDPDDVERIITAALLVDPQEVPRG, encoded by the coding sequence GTGCCCAAACAAGCCACCGCCGCCAGTGTCAAAGCGCGAGACGCCATTTTGAGCGCCGGCAAAACCTGCTTTGCGTCTGTGGGATTTGACGGTGCATCCACCCGCCAGATTGCCGCCATGGCCGGCGTGACGCAGGGGTTGCTGCGCTATCACTTCGGGTCAAAGCACGAGCTGTGGCAGGCGGTGATGGACAGCTATTTCACCGCCATGGCCCCCGACATAGCGAAAACACTCAATCCGGCACCGGGCAAAACACTGGCCGATCAACTGATCGGTACGCTTCGGGTGCTCATCCGCATGTGTGCCGCAGATGCTGACTTTCACCGTCTGATGACCATCGAGGCCCGCGCCCCCAGCGACCGGCTGCGCTGGCTGGTCAAAACCTACGTGCAGGATTTTTTTGACACCGCCATCCAACTGATCCGTGACGGGCAGCGTGCCGGTGTGGTGCGCGACGGCGACCCGGTGCTTCTGTATTACAGCGCCATTGCCATTGCCGGCACGGTGTATAGCCAGGCCCCCGAAATGCATCTGCTGACCGGTACCAATACCAGTCCGGACCCGGATGATGTGGAGCGCATTATTACGGCCGCTTTGTTGGTTGATCCGCAGGAGGTGCCCCGTGGCTGA
- a CDS encoding LysR family transcriptional regulator: protein MNDLNYNHLRYFWAVALDGNLTRTAERLNVSQSTLSVQIRKLEERLGHRLFDRYARQLHLTEAGRITLDHAETIFSTGDELLGTLRETGTTRQALRVGALATLSRNFQIGFLRPVLARPDVEVILRSGSPTELLRALEALTLDVVLTNQAPARDAVTLFVAHRLAEQEVSLVGAPKRIGKKHTLPQLLVSHPIILPTSDSSVRTGFDALTQRLGIRPQIAAEVDDMAMMRLLAREDVGLAVLPPIVVRDELASGLLVEAEKLTGIAEVFYAVTMKRRFPNPLLRSVLQTPDLEME, encoded by the coding sequence ATGAACGATCTCAATTATAACCACCTGCGCTATTTCTGGGCCGTTGCCCTTGATGGCAACCTTACCCGCACCGCCGAGCGCCTGAACGTGTCGCAGTCCACGCTGTCGGTGCAGATCAGGAAACTGGAAGAGCGTCTGGGCCACCGGCTGTTTGACCGTTACGCCCGACAGCTTCACCTCACGGAAGCCGGCCGCATCACGCTCGACCACGCGGAGACCATTTTTTCCACCGGCGATGAACTGCTGGGCACCCTGCGTGAAACCGGCACCACCCGCCAGGCATTGCGCGTCGGCGCGCTGGCCACGCTCTCACGCAACTTCCAGATCGGCTTTTTGCGTCCAGTCCTCGCGCGGCCAGACGTTGAGGTGATTTTGCGGTCAGGCAGCCCGACCGAACTTCTGCGCGCGCTTGAAGCGCTCACGCTTGATGTGGTGCTGACCAATCAGGCTCCCGCCCGCGATGCCGTGACGCTTTTTGTGGCGCATCGTCTGGCCGAACAGGAGGTGAGCCTTGTGGGCGCCCCAAAGCGCATCGGCAAAAAACATACCCTCCCGCAACTGCTCGTAAGCCACCCCATTATCCTGCCCACATCCGACAGCAGCGTGCGCACAGGGTTTGACGCCCTCACCCAGCGCCTGGGCATCCGCCCGCAGATTGCCGCAGAAGTGGATGACATGGCGATGATGCGCCTGCTCGCGCGCGAAGATGTGGGCCTTGCCGTGCTGCCCCCCATCGTGGTGCGGGATGAACTGGCATCGGGCCTGCTTGTGGAAGCTGAAAAACTGACCGGCATCGCCGAGGTCTTTTACGCCGTCACCATGAAGCGCCGCTTCCCCAACCCGCTGCTGCGCTCCGTGCTTCAGACGCCGGATCTTGAGATGGAATAG
- a CDS encoding glutathione S-transferase family protein, which translates to MAEIETRRDDIKALTGVHLFHFAMSNCSQRVRLVLEEKAVRWTSHHVSLPDNEHVTPEFQALNPNGVVPVLIHDGRTIVESNDIIDYVDHTFDGPTLCPENEADADYLTSSLAASSSLQGTIKLLSHEFLFKPVRRMSEQQLDDLEKNRADEKLVAFMREFSSRQGFGDTKIRAAVHEVDAIFAALDNRLESNPWLSGQAYGLADISWVVNVHRVAAMRYPIARHPHLAGWLTRMYARPAFQKAVTGYEPAAVKIVFAAYSIMRRLNRSGIAHYLKAA; encoded by the coding sequence GTGGCTGAGATTGAAACCCGGCGCGATGACATTAAGGCGCTGACCGGCGTCCATCTGTTTCATTTCGCTATGTCCAACTGCTCCCAGCGTGTGCGTCTTGTGCTGGAAGAAAAAGCAGTGCGTTGGACATCGCATCATGTGTCGCTGCCCGACAACGAGCATGTGACGCCGGAGTTTCAGGCGCTCAACCCCAATGGTGTTGTGCCGGTGCTCATTCACGATGGGCGAACAATCGTGGAGTCCAACGACATCATTGATTACGTGGACCACACGTTCGATGGCCCGACACTCTGCCCTGAAAACGAAGCGGATGCTGACTACCTGACCAGCTCCCTCGCGGCGTCATCATCCCTGCAGGGCACTATAAAGCTCCTCAGCCATGAGTTTCTGTTCAAGCCGGTTCGGCGCATGAGCGAACAGCAGCTAGACGATCTTGAGAAAAACCGCGCAGACGAAAAGCTGGTTGCGTTCATGCGGGAGTTCTCTTCCAGGCAGGGCTTTGGCGACACCAAAATCCGCGCTGCCGTTCATGAGGTGGATGCGATTTTTGCAGCGTTGGACAATCGTCTGGAAAGCAACCCATGGCTGTCGGGGCAGGCTTATGGGCTGGCCGATATTTCCTGGGTGGTGAATGTGCATCGCGTTGCTGCCATGCGCTACCCGATAGCGCGTCATCCGCACCTGGCAGGCTGGCTGACCCGCATGTATGCCCGCCCGGCATTTCAAAAGGCGGTGACGGGCTACGAGCCCGCCGCCGTCAAAATAGTCTTCGCAGCGTACTCAATCATGCGCCGGCTCAACCGCTCAGGCATTGCCCACTATCTGAAGGCTGCGTGA